The following proteins are encoded in a genomic region of Thermococcus henrietii:
- a CDS encoding ABC transporter substrate-binding protein encodes MRRMLGVLLILVLGLSVVASGCISGSSSSGSGTATQNSKGITLVIVTRHDATIQYLTKELFLKSKIAKEYHITNLKFIGVPESLWPEYIKKGADVGWGGGPTLFDDMYKMGYLAPITDQKVLGLIGKQIPKTLAGMPMIREENGKVYWIAAALSSFGFTVNKQVLEKQKLPFPHKWEDIATYKWARDPPMYGIADPTRSTSNTRIYQIILQAFGWDKGWRIMTIIAANSKVYEASDAVRDAVINGEIAAGNTIDFYGYTAMKQNPNCVYVIPQGESIINGDPIALLKYSKHPEAAQAFIYWVLTEGQAVWMSPDVNRLPINAGIFNQTITQEEAKVLFNGKYAGETFGKARPALLKAYKLAITSRGIPFNDNEALKTVNALQYYFKATLIDVNGPLHQTWMAIVNAYKSGKITQQQFEKLKEELTAPIQFKDPLTGKMVTFTEEYAAKINNKIATDAGFQSQLMQEWRNAAQAKYNKVMEDLKKMEGS; translated from the coding sequence ATGAGGCGTATGCTTGGAGTCCTCCTTATACTCGTTTTGGGCCTTAGCGTTGTGGCCAGCGGCTGTATTAGCGGTAGCAGTAGCAGCGGAAGTGGCACCGCGACCCAGAACTCCAAGGGAATAACCCTTGTTATAGTCACGAGACACGATGCAACGATTCAGTACCTCACGAAGGAGCTCTTCCTCAAGAGCAAGATAGCCAAGGAGTACCACATAACCAACCTCAAGTTCATAGGTGTTCCCGAGTCCCTCTGGCCCGAGTACATCAAGAAGGGTGCCGACGTCGGCTGGGGCGGAGGTCCGACCCTTTTCGATGACATGTACAAGATGGGCTACCTCGCCCCGATAACCGACCAGAAGGTCCTCGGCCTCATCGGCAAGCAGATTCCCAAGACCCTCGCCGGAATGCCGATGATTAGGGAGGAGAACGGTAAGGTTTACTGGATTGCCGCGGCCCTCTCGTCCTTCGGTTTCACCGTCAACAAGCAGGTTCTTGAGAAGCAGAAGCTCCCGTTCCCGCACAAGTGGGAGGACATAGCCACCTACAAGTGGGCCCGCGACCCGCCGATGTACGGTATAGCTGACCCGACCAGGAGCACCTCCAACACGAGGATTTACCAGATTATCCTCCAGGCCTTCGGTTGGGACAAGGGATGGCGCATAATGACCATCATAGCGGCGAACTCCAAGGTTTACGAGGCGAGTGACGCCGTCAGGGACGCCGTCATCAACGGTGAGATTGCCGCTGGAAACACCATCGACTTCTACGGCTACACCGCCATGAAGCAGAACCCGAACTGTGTCTACGTCATCCCGCAGGGCGAGAGTATCATCAACGGTGACCCGATTGCGCTCCTCAAGTACAGCAAGCACCCCGAGGCGGCACAGGCCTTCATCTACTGGGTTCTCACCGAGGGACAGGCCGTCTGGATGAGCCCCGACGTCAACAGGCTCCCGATTAACGCGGGCATCTTCAACCAGACAATAACCCAGGAGGAGGCCAAGGTTCTCTTCAACGGCAAGTACGCCGGTGAGACCTTCGGTAAGGCCAGGCCGGCCCTTCTAAAGGCTTACAAGCTCGCTATAACGAGCAGGGGAATCCCGTTCAACGACAATGAGGCCCTCAAGACCGTGAACGCCCTTCAGTACTACTTCAAGGCCACCCTCATCGACGTCAATGGCCCGCTCCACCAGACCTGGATGGCCATAGTCAACGCCTACAAGAGCGGCAAGATAACACAGCAGCAGTTTGAGAAACTCAAGGAAGAACTGACCGCACCGATACAGTTCAAGGACCCGCTCACGGGTAAAATGGTAACCTTCACGGAGGAGTATGCGGCCAAGATAAACAACAAGATAGCAACGGACGCCGGCTTCCAGAGCCAGCTCATGCAGGAGTGGAGGAACGCCGCCCAGGCCAAGTACAACAAGGTCATGGAGGACCTTAAGAAGATGGAGGGTAGCTGA